Proteins encoded in a region of the Phoenix dactylifera cultivar Barhee BC4 chromosome 3, palm_55x_up_171113_PBpolish2nd_filt_p, whole genome shotgun sequence genome:
- the LOC120110084 gene encoding uncharacterized protein LOC120110084, which produces MAMEWSNGNTTLNLRAFSFFSQGGGQAIGERMVEVRIQVSRSRVHHGSQILPVQNRVDVFGFLFPLPRLFSHQLRQAQVGYMLSFVSHPYHHDVEFWSRQISSFALHAARAAVLEGRSGFLMDVGIRIRMVDRFPWSIFYRGAELVDESLILSSDGGFGEADEPANEILMIPSEESAGGRGEFGGVPASKSSINALETRSFQEHESASACVICLEDWEAGVEVTAMPCSHEFHRTCLGKWLEKSHLCPLCRFPMPTVGSQVPHRVTGVGQ; this is translated from the coding sequence ATGGCCATGGAGTGGTCGAACGGCAACACAACGTTGAACCTGAgggccttctccttcttctcccaaGGTGGAGGCCAAGCTATAGGAGAGCGCATGGTGGAAGTACGGATCCAAGTCTCGAGGTCCCGCGTCCACCATGGGAGCCAAATCTTGCCAGTCCAGAACCGAGTGGATGTCTTTGGGTTCCTCTTCCCCCTCCCTCGCCTCTTCTCCCACCAGCTCCGGCAGGCCCAAGTGGGGTACATGCTCTCCTTCGTCAGCCATCCCTATCACCACGACGTCGAGTTCTGGAGTCGCCAGATATCTTCGTTCGCCTTGCATGCCGCCAGAGCCGCAGTTCTTGAAGGCCGTAGTGGGTTCTTGATGGACGTCGGCATTAGAATCCGCATGGTCGATCGGTTTCCGTGGTCGATCTTCTACCGGGGCGCCGAGTTGGTGGACGAATCCTTGATTCTTTCTTCCGACGGGGGCTTTGGAGAGGCTGATGAGCCGGCGAACGAGATCTTGATGATTCCTTCGGAGGAGAGTGCAGGCGGCCGAGGGGAGTTCGGCGGCGTTCCAGCATCGAAGTCTTCGATCAACGCGCTGGAGACGAGAAGCTTTCAAGAACATGAGTCGGCATCGGCATGCGTCATTTGCCTGGAGGATTGGGAGGCTGGGGTGGAGGTCACGGCGATGCCATGCTCCCACGAGTTCCATCGGACGTGCCTCGGCAAATGGTTGGAGAAGAGCCACCTCTGCCCTTTGTGCCGCTTTCCCATGCCGACTGTGGGCTCACAAGTTCCTCATCGAGTCACTGGAGTTGGACAATAG
- the LOC103700215 gene encoding phosphatidylinositol 4-phosphate 5-kinase 6-like, with the protein MFKDIQRIKAWESTVRRTHQKHQPSARRRSLVLPPVSASPTAADVDDADDLDDPTLHHAERLLPNGDFYTGQWHNNLPHGTGKYLWTDGCMYEGEWRHGKTMGKGKFSWPSGATYEGEFKSGFMDGFGTYTGSLGDTYRGSWSMNLKHGQGKKSYANGDYYDGEWRSGLQDGHGRYTWKNGNEYVGEWRAGVIHGRGTLVWVNGNRYDGGWEDGFPKGNGSFRWADGSLYVGYWSEENDGIQQKGVYYPPRAATSPTARDPHAAFAADLGDCKVCPGETVSILPSQKTPNWLGMEENFLQKQAVWRQSKSNDGRPRRRASADTAGTGETPKRTNGHNNSIIGAAGSWEADGDYNCDAEEGSVARGRGASSDGANDLMGGLSLEETESTGTGRWLPIKWPPPEVKKQGETISKGPKNYDLMLNLQLGIRHAVGRPAQPTSLDLKASAFDPKEKVWTRFPPEGTKQTPPHQSCDFKWKDYCPLVFRTLRKLFKVDPGDYMISICGNDALRELSSPGKSGSFFYLTNDDKYMIKTMKKSVVKVLLRMLPAYYNHVRAFESTLVTKFFGLHCVKLTGATQRKVRFVIMGNLFCTEYAIHRRFDLKGSSHGRTTDKPEEEIDANTTLKDLDLNFIF; encoded by the exons ATGTTCAAAGATATCCAACGCATCAAGGCGTGGGAGTCCACCGTCCGGAGGACGCACCAGAAGCATCAGCCGTCGGCGAGGCGGCGCAGCCTCGTCCTCCCCCCCGTGTCGGCCTCCCCCACCGCCGCCGACGTCGACGACGCCGATGATCTCGATGACCCCACCCTCCACCACGCCGAGCGCCTCCTCCCCAACGGGGACTTCTACACCGGCCAGTGGCACAACAACCTCCCCCACGGCACCGGCAAGTACCTATGGACGGACGGCTGCATGTACGAAGGCGAATGGCGCCACGGCAAGACCATGGGGAAAGGCAAGTTCAGCTGGCCCTCCGGCGCCACCTACGAAGGCGAGTTCAAGTCCGGCTTCATGGATGGCTTCGGCACCTACACCGGCTCCCTTGGGGACACCTACCGCGGCTCCTGGTCCATGAATCTCAAGCACGGCCAGGGCAAGAAGTCCTACGCCAACGGCGACTACTACGACGGCGAGTGGCGCTCCGGCCTCCAGGACGGCCACGGTCGCTATACTTGGAAGAATGGCAACGAGTACGTCGGCGAGTGGCGCGCCGGCGTCATCCACGGCCGCGGCACCCTCGTCTGGGTCAACGGCAACCGCTACGACGGCGGGTGGGAGGACGGCTTCCCGAAAGGCAACGGAAGCTTCCGCTGGGCCGACGGCAGCCTCTACGTTGGGTACTGGAGTGAGGAGAACGACGGCATCCAGCAGAAGGGCGTTTACTATCCGCCGCGCGCCGCCACTTCGCCGACGGCTCGGGATCCTCATGCTGCGTTTGCGGCCGACCTCGGCGATTGCAAGGTTTGCCCGGGCGAGACGGTGTCGATTCTCCCGTCGCAGAAGACGCCGAACTGGTTGGGAATGGAGGAGAATTTCCTACAGAAGCAGGCCGTATGGAGGCAGTCCAAGTCGAACGACGGCCGGCCGAGAAGGCGGGCGTCGGCCGACACGGCCGGGACCGGTGAGACGCCCAAGAGGACTAATGGGCACAACAATAGCATCATCGGCGCTGCCGGCAGTTGGGAGGCGGATGGGGATTATAATTGTGATGCAGAGGAAGGTAGTGTGGCCAGGGGGAGAGGGGCGTCCAGCGACGGGGCTAATGACTTGATGGGAGGGCTTAGCCTGGAGGAAACGGAGTCGACGGGAACGGGGAGGTGGTTGCCAATAAAGTGGCCGCCACCGGAGGTGAAGAAGCAGGGGGAGACTATCTCCAAGGGGCCCAAGAATTATGACCTCATGCTCAATCTCCAGCTTGGGATCAG ACATGCAGTAGGAAGGCCAGCTCAACCTACATCACTTGATCTGAAAGCATCAGCCTTTGACCCAAAGGAAAAGGTATGGACAAGGTTTCCTCCTGAAGGAACAAAACAGACTCCTCCGCACCAGTCTTGTGATTTTAAGTGGAAGGATTACTGCCCATTGGTTTTCAG GACGCTGCGCAAACTTTTTAAGGTTGATCCGGGTGATTATATGATCTCTATCTGCGGAAATGATGCCCTTCGGGAACTATCATCTCCTGGGAAAAGTGGAAGCTTCTTTTACCTAACCAATGATGATAAGTACATGATAAAGACCATGAAGAAATCTGTAGTAAAA GTGCTTCTGAGGATGCTCCCAGCCTACTATAATCATGTCCGGGCTTTTGAAAGTACTCTAGTTACCAAGTTTTTTGGCTTGCACTGTGTCAAATTAACTGGGGCTACCCAAAGGAAG GTACGCTTTGTAATTATGGGAAATCTCTTCTGCACTGAGTATGCAATTCATAGGCGCTTCGATCTCAAAGGGTCTTCCCATGGCCGTACAACTGATAAGCCTGAGGAAGAAATTGATGCAAACACTACTTTGAAAGACCTTGACCTTAATTTTATATTCTGA